One region of Oreochromis aureus strain Israel breed Guangdong linkage group 19, ZZ_aureus, whole genome shotgun sequence genomic DNA includes:
- the coch gene encoding cochlin isoform X1, whose amino-acid sequence MPQLSVLLPLTGLFFLLSSVLGSEVNATVFHSVPYPVTCTTRGADLTQDTLVVLCPPQCTQWRTSVFGTGVYAAVSSICGAAVHRGILGPAGGPVRVHRLQGRHNYISSYAHGIHSQALSHWTASFSLTKPINVPQELTSETSTTALPAAARPVKKLLKKPSVKKALAGGNKDCQMDIAMVIDSSSNIGQRRFNLQKNFIAKLAAMLRVGPIGPHIGLIQASDSPRTEFLLTNYTQPKELLFAIKELAYLGGDSNTGKAIMHTAETFFSQENGGRRGHPRVMMVLIDGWPSDDLDQAAMLARESGINVFLVSVAKPAPEELSMVRDKDFMKKAVCKDNGFFSYPIPSWFSTTKHIRPLTQRLCSLDGLLCSKTCYNSVNIGFLIDGSSSVGDGNFQLVLEFLAGIARSFEVSDVGAHIGAVQFTYEQRLEFGLSDYSNKDDAINALRRISYMSGGTSTGSAISYTTQNLFRRTGPGRNFLIVVTDGQSYDDVRGPAMAAHKQGITIFSVGVAWAPLDDLKAMSSEPKDTHTFFTREFSGLSEFIPPLVRGICRDFTENN is encoded by the exons ATGCCTCAgctgtctgtcctgctgccTCTGACAG GCCTTTTCTTCCTGCTCTCCTCAGTACTTGGCTCAGAAGTTAATG CTACTGTTTTCCACTCAGTGCCCTATCCAGTGACCTGTACAACACGTGGCGCAGACCTGACCCAGGACACCCTGGTGGTTTTATGTCCACCACAGTGCACACAGTGGAGGACGTCTGTGTTTGGGACAGGAGTCTATGCTGCTGTCTCATCCATCTGTGGAGCTGCAGTCCACAG AGGTATCCTGGGCCCAGCTGGGGGCCCTGTTAGGGTTCATAGGCTGCAGGGACGGCACAACTACATCAGCTCGTATGCCCACGGTATACACTCACAGGCCCTGTCTCACTGGACCGCCTCCTTCAGCCTCACCA AGCCAATTAACGTTCCACAGGAGCTGACCAGCGAGACCAGTACCACAGCTCTTCCTGCAGCTGCGCGACCAG taaagaaactgctgAAGAAGCCATCAGTGAAAAAAGCCCTGGCAGGTGGGAATAAAG ATTGTCAGATGGACATTGCGATGGTGATTGACAGCAGCAGCAATATTGGGCAGCGGAGGTTTAACCTGCAGAAGAACTTTATTGCCAAACTGGCAGCCATGCTAAGAGTTGGACCAATAGGACCTCATATTGGTTTAATACAGGCCAG TGACTCTCCCAGGACAGAGTTCCTACTGACTAACTACACTCAACCTAAAGAGCTGTTGTTTGCTATCAAGGAGCTGGCCTACCTAGGAGGAGACTCCAATACAG GTAAAGCCATCATGCATACAGCAGAGACCTTTTTCTCCCAGGAGAATGGGGGGAGAAGGGGTCACCCCCGGGTCATGATGGTGTTAATTGATGGCTGGCCATCTGATGACCTGGACCAGGCGGCCATGTTGGCCAGAGAGAGTGGGATCAATGTCTTTCTGGTGTCTGTGGCCAAACCAGCGCCTGAAGAGCTCAGCATGGTTCGAGACAAAGACTTCATGAAGAAG GCTGTGTGTAAAGATAACGGTTTCTTCAGTTATCCAATCCCCAGCTGGTTCAGCACCACCAAACACATCAGACCTCTCACTCAGAGACTCTGTTCACTAGACGGCCTGCTCTGTA gTAAAACCTGTTACAATTCTGTGAACATCGGCTTTCTCATCGACGGTTCGTCTAGCGTTGGGGATGGAAACTTCCAACTTGTCCTGGAATTCCTAGCAGGAATTGCAAGAAGCTTTGAAGTCTCTGATGTGGGAGCTCACATTG GTGCAGTGCAGTTCACCTATGAGCAGAGGCTAGAGTTTGGCCTGTCTGACTACTCAAACAAGGACGATGCCATCAATGCTCTGAGAAGGATCTCCTACATGAGTGGAGGAACATCGACTGGTTCAGCCATAAGCTACACCACTCAGAACCTGTTCAG GCGAACAGGACCGGGTCGTAATTTTCTCATAGTGGTGACAGATGGCCAATCATACGATGACGTCAGAGGCCCAGCAATGGCTGCACATAAGCAAG GCATTACCATCTTCTCAGTGGGCGTGGCGTGGGCACCCCTAGATGATCTCAAAGCGATGTCATCAGAGCCAAAGGACACCCACACTTTCTTCACCAGAGAGTTCAGCGGCCTTTCTGAGTTTATCCCACCACTGGTCCGAGGCATTTGCAGAGACTTCACTGAGAATAACTGA
- the coch gene encoding cochlin isoform X2, with the protein MPQLSVLLPLTGLFFLLSSVLGSEVNVPYPVTCTTRGADLTQDTLVVLCPPQCTQWRTSVFGTGVYAAVSSICGAAVHRGILGPAGGPVRVHRLQGRHNYISSYAHGIHSQALSHWTASFSLTKPINVPQELTSETSTTALPAAARPVKKLLKKPSVKKALAGGNKDCQMDIAMVIDSSSNIGQRRFNLQKNFIAKLAAMLRVGPIGPHIGLIQASDSPRTEFLLTNYTQPKELLFAIKELAYLGGDSNTGKAIMHTAETFFSQENGGRRGHPRVMMVLIDGWPSDDLDQAAMLARESGINVFLVSVAKPAPEELSMVRDKDFMKKAVCKDNGFFSYPIPSWFSTTKHIRPLTQRLCSLDGLLCSKTCYNSVNIGFLIDGSSSVGDGNFQLVLEFLAGIARSFEVSDVGAHIGAVQFTYEQRLEFGLSDYSNKDDAINALRRISYMSGGTSTGSAISYTTQNLFRRTGPGRNFLIVVTDGQSYDDVRGPAMAAHKQGITIFSVGVAWAPLDDLKAMSSEPKDTHTFFTREFSGLSEFIPPLVRGICRDFTENN; encoded by the exons ATGCCTCAgctgtctgtcctgctgccTCTGACAG GCCTTTTCTTCCTGCTCTCCTCAGTACTTGGCTCAGAAGTTAATG TGCCCTATCCAGTGACCTGTACAACACGTGGCGCAGACCTGACCCAGGACACCCTGGTGGTTTTATGTCCACCACAGTGCACACAGTGGAGGACGTCTGTGTTTGGGACAGGAGTCTATGCTGCTGTCTCATCCATCTGTGGAGCTGCAGTCCACAG AGGTATCCTGGGCCCAGCTGGGGGCCCTGTTAGGGTTCATAGGCTGCAGGGACGGCACAACTACATCAGCTCGTATGCCCACGGTATACACTCACAGGCCCTGTCTCACTGGACCGCCTCCTTCAGCCTCACCA AGCCAATTAACGTTCCACAGGAGCTGACCAGCGAGACCAGTACCACAGCTCTTCCTGCAGCTGCGCGACCAG taaagaaactgctgAAGAAGCCATCAGTGAAAAAAGCCCTGGCAGGTGGGAATAAAG ATTGTCAGATGGACATTGCGATGGTGATTGACAGCAGCAGCAATATTGGGCAGCGGAGGTTTAACCTGCAGAAGAACTTTATTGCCAAACTGGCAGCCATGCTAAGAGTTGGACCAATAGGACCTCATATTGGTTTAATACAGGCCAG TGACTCTCCCAGGACAGAGTTCCTACTGACTAACTACACTCAACCTAAAGAGCTGTTGTTTGCTATCAAGGAGCTGGCCTACCTAGGAGGAGACTCCAATACAG GTAAAGCCATCATGCATACAGCAGAGACCTTTTTCTCCCAGGAGAATGGGGGGAGAAGGGGTCACCCCCGGGTCATGATGGTGTTAATTGATGGCTGGCCATCTGATGACCTGGACCAGGCGGCCATGTTGGCCAGAGAGAGTGGGATCAATGTCTTTCTGGTGTCTGTGGCCAAACCAGCGCCTGAAGAGCTCAGCATGGTTCGAGACAAAGACTTCATGAAGAAG GCTGTGTGTAAAGATAACGGTTTCTTCAGTTATCCAATCCCCAGCTGGTTCAGCACCACCAAACACATCAGACCTCTCACTCAGAGACTCTGTTCACTAGACGGCCTGCTCTGTA gTAAAACCTGTTACAATTCTGTGAACATCGGCTTTCTCATCGACGGTTCGTCTAGCGTTGGGGATGGAAACTTCCAACTTGTCCTGGAATTCCTAGCAGGAATTGCAAGAAGCTTTGAAGTCTCTGATGTGGGAGCTCACATTG GTGCAGTGCAGTTCACCTATGAGCAGAGGCTAGAGTTTGGCCTGTCTGACTACTCAAACAAGGACGATGCCATCAATGCTCTGAGAAGGATCTCCTACATGAGTGGAGGAACATCGACTGGTTCAGCCATAAGCTACACCACTCAGAACCTGTTCAG GCGAACAGGACCGGGTCGTAATTTTCTCATAGTGGTGACAGATGGCCAATCATACGATGACGTCAGAGGCCCAGCAATGGCTGCACATAAGCAAG GCATTACCATCTTCTCAGTGGGCGTGGCGTGGGCACCCCTAGATGATCTCAAAGCGATGTCATCAGAGCCAAAGGACACCCACACTTTCTTCACCAGAGAGTTCAGCGGCCTTTCTGAGTTTATCCCACCACTGGTCCGAGGCATTTGCAGAGACTTCACTGAGAATAACTGA